Proteins co-encoded in one Acidimicrobiia bacterium genomic window:
- a CDS encoding CoA-binding protein, translating to MTLVDASSHDRLRILRTARSVALVGVSANSLRSSNFVASYLVRTPYRVYAVNPAYEEVLGQKCYPSLASLPEVPDVVDVFRKRDDLPAVVDEAIAVGARVVWFQLGLRHDEAAQKAVDAGLEVVQDRCFKIEHARFAGSLHLGGFDTGVISSKRRRPI from the coding sequence ATGACGCTGGTTGATGCCTCGAGTCATGATCGTCTTCGTATCTTGCGGACCGCCAGGTCGGTTGCCCTGGTTGGGGTCTCGGCCAACTCGCTGCGCTCGTCGAATTTCGTAGCCTCCTACCTCGTGCGGACTCCGTATCGGGTTTATGCCGTCAACCCGGCGTATGAGGAGGTGCTCGGCCAGAAGTGTTACCCGTCGCTGGCCTCGTTGCCGGAGGTGCCCGACGTGGTCGACGTGTTTCGCAAACGGGATGACCTGCCAGCCGTCGTCGATGAAGCCATCGCGGTAGGTGCCAGGGTGGTTTGGTTCCAACTCGGCCTACGCCATGATGAGGCCGCTCAGAAGGCCGTCGACGCCGGACTCGAGGTCGTCCAGGATCGGTGTTTCAAGATCGAGCACGCCCGATTTGCCGGCAGTCTGCACCTGGGTGGGTTCGACACGGGCGTGATCTCCAGCAAACGCCGCCGGCCCATCTGA
- a CDS encoding 2-oxo acid dehydrogenase subunit E2 — MAVDVLMPVITEAGEEAVITAWFVDEGQACTSGQLIAEVQAEKVASEVLATADGYVVNRVAIGDPVPQDGAICQIVDTVPAASTEAVTAPVASSNLAPPIKASPAAKRLARELGVELDGVAGSGPEGRITEGDVRGLAVGAGGFTGLRAVIARNMRHSHTSTAPVALFTTVDFGTVAPSSITARVVKAAATVLADHPQLNGTRNGDAFASADRANVAVAIQTDEGLVAPVVADPAAQSIEALAETIRGLADRAASRTLDATDYEGGTFTVTNLGSYGIDGFTPIINLPQVAILGVGAVRTVPAFEAGGGVVAGHQMVLSLTFDHAFVDGAPAAAFLRDVARVLVESSR, encoded by the coding sequence ATGGCCGTCGATGTCCTGATGCCGGTGATCACCGAGGCCGGCGAGGAAGCCGTCATTACGGCCTGGTTCGTCGACGAGGGCCAGGCGTGTACCAGCGGGCAACTTATCGCCGAAGTGCAGGCCGAGAAGGTTGCCTCGGAGGTCCTGGCAACAGCTGACGGTTATGTCGTGAACCGGGTCGCCATTGGCGACCCGGTTCCACAAGATGGTGCCATCTGCCAGATAGTCGACACGGTCCCGGCGGCGTCGACCGAAGCGGTAACCGCCCCGGTCGCATCGTCGAACCTGGCTCCCCCGATCAAGGCGTCGCCTGCTGCCAAGCGACTGGCTCGCGAACTCGGCGTTGAACTGGACGGGGTGGCCGGGTCCGGTCCCGAGGGACGGATCACCGAGGGTGACGTCCGGGGGTTGGCCGTTGGAGCGGGAGGATTCACCGGTCTCCGGGCGGTGATTGCCCGCAACATGCGTCACAGTCACACGTCGACCGCGCCGGTGGCCTTGTTCACAACGGTTGACTTTGGAACTGTCGCTCCGAGCAGTATCACTGCCCGGGTGGTGAAGGCGGCCGCGACGGTTTTGGCGGACCATCCTCAACTCAACGGGACGAGGAACGGCGACGCTTTTGCATCGGCAGACCGGGCCAATGTGGCCGTGGCGATCCAGACCGATGAAGGTCTGGTGGCTCCGGTCGTGGCGGACCCGGCCGCCCAATCGATCGAGGCTCTGGCTGAGACGATTCGCGGCCTGGCAGATCGTGCGGCGAGCAGGACGCTGGACGCCACCGATTACGAGGGTGGCACGTTTACCGTGACCAACCTGGGCAGCTACGGGATTGACGGTTTCACTCCCATCATCAACTTGCCCCAGGTGGCCATTCTGGGCGTTGGTGCGGTGCGAACGGTTCCGGCCTTCGAAGCGGGCGGTGGCGTGGTGGCCGGCCATCAGATGGTGTTGTCGCTCACCTTCGATCATGCCTTCGTTGATGGCGCCCCGGCCGCTGCCTTTCTTCGGGACGTGGCCCGGGTGCTGGTGGAATCGAGTCGGTAG
- a CDS encoding anti-sigma factor produces the protein MTCDEFQGRYLAVDLDSDTDAHLAGCTWCHSRIDDLDHLVNQLATDAMWIAPSPGLEDQVVAALQGAAPASQGKRKPIWMFGVAAALIVVIAGSGALIESRQPDWEIALPATDGVSAVATVAGWNTASGTRMVFSIDGLAPAANDEFYEIWMTAPDGRHVSAGTFRAGGTIKSFAGVSRRDFPRIWITLEPNDGDEGIGGPTVLDTGS, from the coding sequence ATGACCTGTGACGAATTCCAAGGACGCTACCTCGCCGTCGATCTCGATTCCGACACCGATGCCCACCTTGCCGGCTGTACCTGGTGCCACAGTCGAATCGACGACCTTGATCATCTCGTCAACCAGCTCGCCACCGACGCCATGTGGATCGCCCCATCGCCTGGACTCGAAGACCAGGTCGTCGCTGCCCTACAGGGGGCCGCCCCCGCATCACAAGGAAAACGGAAGCCGATCTGGATGTTCGGCGTCGCCGCAGCGCTAATCGTGGTCATCGCCGGCTCGGGCGCGCTGATCGAGAGTCGCCAGCCCGACTGGGAGATAGCACTGCCTGCCACCGACGGGGTATCTGCCGTAGCCACCGTCGCTGGCTGGAATACCGCCTCTGGAACCAGGATGGTGTTCTCGATAGACGGGCTCGCGCCGGCCGCCAATGACGAGTTCTACGAGATCTGGATGACGGCGCCCGACGGTCGGCACGTCTCGGCAGGTACGTTCCGGGCCGGAGGTACGATCAAATCGTTCGCAGGTGTTTCGCGCCGCGACTTTCCGCGCATTTGGATCACCCTTGAGCCCAATGATGGTGACGAGGGAATCGGCGGACCGACCGTCTTGGACACGGGCAGCTGA
- a CDS encoding alpha-ketoacid dehydrogenase subunit beta gives MTTMTDRKLTMQKAIAEGIAQEMAVDPSVFVMGEDVGVYGGIFGATEGLLDKFGPERVIDTPISETGFIGAAVGAAINGMRPIVELMFVDFFGVCMDQIYNNMAKIHYFSGGNIKVPAVLTTAVGGGYSDAGQHSQTLWGLFAHLPGLKVVVPSSAYDAKGLMISAIRDDNPVMYMFHKGALGLGWMVNNPHATGPVPEESYTVPIGKARVAREGTDVTIVTVGLSVHKALDAAALLEADGVSAEIIDLRSLVPLDREAIVASVQKTHRLLVVDEDYQSFGMSGEVITTAVQGAFDYLDAPPVRVATPDIPIPYSHPLETWTLPSVDRIVAAVTEMVSG, from the coding sequence ATGACAACGATGACTGATCGAAAACTGACTATGCAAAAAGCGATCGCAGAGGGGATCGCCCAGGAAATGGCGGTCGACCCGAGCGTGTTCGTCATGGGCGAAGACGTCGGCGTGTACGGCGGCATCTTCGGCGCAACCGAAGGCCTGCTCGACAAGTTCGGGCCGGAACGGGTTATCGACACGCCCATCTCCGAGACAGGCTTCATCGGGGCGGCGGTCGGGGCGGCCATCAACGGTATGCGGCCGATCGTGGAGTTGATGTTCGTCGACTTCTTTGGCGTATGCATGGATCAGATCTACAACAACATGGCCAAAATCCACTACTTCAGTGGCGGCAACATCAAGGTGCCGGCTGTGCTAACCACCGCGGTGGGCGGCGGCTATTCGGATGCGGGGCAGCACTCCCAGACCCTGTGGGGCCTGTTTGCGCATCTACCCGGTCTCAAGGTGGTGGTTCCGTCGAGTGCCTACGACGCCAAGGGGCTGATGATCTCGGCCATCCGGGACGACAACCCTGTCATGTATATGTTCCACAAGGGTGCTCTCGGCTTGGGGTGGATGGTCAACAATCCACACGCAACCGGACCGGTTCCCGAGGAGTCGTACACGGTGCCGATCGGAAAGGCCCGGGTGGCTCGCGAAGGTACCGACGTGACGATCGTCACGGTCGGTCTGTCGGTGCATAAGGCTCTCGACGCCGCCGCCCTCCTCGAGGCGGATGGTGTCTCAGCCGAAATCATCGACTTGCGGTCCCTCGTCCCTCTCGACCGGGAGGCGATCGTGGCGAGCGTTCAGAAGACCCATCGTCTACTGGTCGTCGACGAGGACTATCAGAGCTTCGGCATGAGCGGTGAAGTCATCACGACGGCCGTGCAAGGAGCGTTCGACTATCTCGATGCCCCACCGGTGCGGGTGGCTACGCCCGATATTCCGATCCCGTACAGCCACCCTCTGGAAACCTGGACGTTGCCGTCGGTTGATCGGATTGTCGCCGCAGTCACCGAAATGGTGTCGGGCTGA
- a CDS encoding NAD(+)/NADH kinase has product MIVGLIANPASSKDIRRLTGLARVVDVEEKANLVARFLVGIAAESGVEVLAVDDQAGLVRRAVRLAGDRGAPVGYLDLAVEGSEADTRLGAAMLQASGARALVTVGGDGTVRAAAEGWPEAPLIPVAAGTNNAFALTEEPTVIGLATALAVAGDGRAFVPTTAIAVQTTRGDAVAVIDAVVVRDHWVGAGAIVGPDQLVEAFVTSSRRTAVGIASISAALGPLAGGYARRITFGGSAVVRAVFGPGVVLDIPVADFHDLPRGSEARLLESAGLVALDGERRLPAAGGLVSVIAGPRVLDLEMALSTG; this is encoded by the coding sequence GTGATAGTTGGCCTGATAGCGAATCCTGCCTCCTCAAAAGACATCCGGCGACTGACCGGCCTGGCCCGGGTCGTCGACGTCGAGGAGAAGGCCAACCTCGTAGCTCGATTCCTCGTCGGGATCGCAGCCGAGTCGGGGGTCGAGGTGTTGGCCGTCGACGATCAGGCCGGTTTGGTTCGACGGGCGGTTCGGTTGGCGGGCGACCGGGGAGCCCCGGTCGGTTATCTCGACCTGGCGGTCGAAGGCAGCGAAGCGGATACGAGACTTGGTGCGGCCATGCTCCAAGCGTCGGGTGCCCGGGCGTTGGTGACGGTCGGTGGGGATGGTACGGTCCGGGCCGCGGCGGAGGGTTGGCCGGAGGCACCCCTGATACCTGTGGCGGCCGGCACCAACAATGCGTTCGCGCTGACCGAAGAACCAACGGTGATCGGCCTGGCCACCGCGCTGGCCGTGGCCGGTGATGGACGGGCCTTTGTTCCGACCACCGCTATCGCGGTACAGACCACCCGGGGTGATGCGGTAGCCGTGATTGACGCGGTCGTCGTGCGAGACCACTGGGTGGGGGCGGGTGCCATCGTAGGCCCCGATCAACTGGTCGAAGCCTTTGTCACGTCTTCGCGGCGGACTGCGGTGGGGATTGCTTCGATCAGCGCAGCGTTGGGACCGCTGGCCGGGGGCTATGCCCGACGGATTACGTTTGGGGGTTCGGCTGTCGTTCGAGCCGTGTTCGGACCGGGGGTCGTGCTGGACATTCCGGTGGCGGATTTTCATGACCTACCACGCGGATCGGAGGCGCGACTGCTGGAATCCGCCGGCCTGGTCGCCCTTGACGGTGAACGACGATTGCCCGCCGCCGGCGGTCTGGTGAGCGTAATCGCCGGACCGCGGGTACTCGATCTCGAAATGGCGTTATCAACCGGTTGA
- a CDS encoding Na/Pi symporter — MLESGIKGIGSDYTDPLFASVSNPLAGLFVGILATVLVQSSSVTTSTIVGLVASGVVGVEAAVPMIMGANIGTTVTNTLVSLTNARRTEQFRLAFAAATMHDFFNIIVVVILLPLEIMTGFLHKAASRISGLFVEGNLGGSFDSPIKATVSWLAKIASNGIEALIGSEAAAAVVLIAAAIAVIFITLTFITKNMRTLVAHRIEASLNAVLAKSGTIGIIVGMVVTIAVQSSSITTSILIPLVASGLLLVRNAYPITLGANIGTTITALLAALAAGSVDGLTIAFTHTLFNVIGILLIYPWPKIRYLPVLLAEGLENLAVKRKSLALIYTFGVFVLVPFLGIVVFT, encoded by the coding sequence ATGCTCGAGTCAGGCATCAAGGGCATCGGTTCTGACTACACGGATCCGTTGTTCGCCAGCGTATCCAATCCGCTCGCTGGCCTGTTCGTCGGGATTCTCGCCACCGTCCTGGTGCAGTCGTCGTCGGTGACAACCTCAACGATTGTCGGTCTCGTTGCCAGCGGCGTGGTGGGCGTCGAAGCTGCGGTGCCCATGATCATGGGTGCCAACATCGGTACGACGGTTACCAACACGCTCGTGTCGTTAACGAATGCTCGCCGCACCGAGCAATTCCGATTGGCGTTTGCGGCCGCCACGATGCACGACTTCTTCAATATCATTGTCGTGGTCATTCTGCTGCCGTTGGAGATCATGACCGGCTTCCTCCATAAGGCGGCGTCCCGGATCTCCGGCCTGTTCGTCGAAGGTAACCTTGGCGGGTCGTTCGATAGTCCGATCAAGGCAACCGTAAGTTGGCTCGCCAAGATCGCTTCCAACGGAATCGAAGCCCTTATTGGCAGCGAGGCGGCTGCGGCAGTCGTGCTCATTGCAGCGGCGATCGCCGTCATTTTCATCACGTTGACGTTCATCACCAAGAACATGCGGACGCTGGTAGCCCACCGGATCGAAGCGTCGCTCAATGCGGTGCTGGCAAAATCCGGGACGATCGGGATCATCGTTGGAATGGTGGTCACCATTGCTGTTCAATCCTCGAGTATCACGACCTCGATCCTGATCCCGTTGGTGGCTTCCGGGCTCCTCCTCGTCCGAAATGCCTACCCGATCACCCTCGGCGCCAATATCGGGACGACTATCACGGCGCTGCTCGCCGCTCTGGCGGCCGGGTCCGTGGATGGACTGACGATCGCGTTCACCCATACCTTGTTCAACGTCATTGGCATCTTGCTGATTTACCCGTGGCCGAAGATTCGGTACCTCCCGGTTCTCCTGGCCGAGGGCTTGGAGAACCTGGCTGTGAAGAGAAAATCGCTGGCACTCATATATACCTTTGGTGTGTTCGTTCTCGTTCCCTTCCTCGGTATTGTTGTTTTTACATAG
- a CDS encoding thiamine pyrophosphate-dependent dehydrogenase E1 component subunit alpha → MDIPKAHLVDMYETMVRIRRFEERIRELYFADKLPAFDIAAGLIPGEMHLAAGQEPVAVGMRPHLHPGDAITATHRPHHVAIAQGVDLNKMAAEIFGRETGLGHGKGGHMHLFSVEPNFGCSGIIGEGMPVAVGAAMAFKARGTGNIALSYFGEGAANQGAFHESLNLAALWKLPVVFICEDNAYAISVPKASSTAIPDNSDRASAYGIPGVLVPENDPVAVYEVMGAAMDRARRGDGPSLIEIKTDRLWGHFEGDADAYRSDEFKEDMNDRDPLVAFGKRLVEEGVLSEAEQAAIKEKEYATVEAAIAFALASPYPAPEAALNHVFA, encoded by the coding sequence ATGGATATCCCCAAGGCACATCTGGTCGACATGTACGAGACGATGGTGCGGATCCGGCGATTCGAGGAACGGATCCGGGAGTTGTACTTCGCAGACAAGCTTCCCGCTTTTGATATCGCCGCCGGTCTGATCCCTGGCGAGATGCATCTTGCCGCCGGCCAAGAACCGGTAGCCGTAGGGATGCGACCCCATCTCCATCCGGGCGACGCCATCACGGCCACCCATCGACCCCACCATGTGGCCATCGCCCAGGGGGTGGATCTCAACAAGATGGCCGCCGAGATCTTCGGTCGGGAAACCGGGTTGGGGCACGGCAAGGGTGGGCATATGCACCTGTTCTCGGTGGAACCGAACTTCGGTTGTTCGGGGATCATCGGAGAGGGTATGCCAGTAGCGGTCGGAGCCGCCATGGCCTTCAAAGCCCGCGGCACCGGCAATATTGCCCTGTCGTACTTCGGTGAAGGAGCCGCCAACCAGGGGGCATTCCACGAATCGCTAAACCTGGCGGCCCTATGGAAGCTACCGGTCGTATTCATCTGCGAAGACAACGCCTACGCCATTTCGGTTCCCAAGGCGTCATCGACGGCCATTCCCGATAACAGTGATCGGGCCTCTGCCTACGGCATCCCCGGCGTCCTCGTTCCCGAGAACGATCCGGTGGCCGTGTACGAGGTAATGGGGGCCGCCATGGACCGAGCCCGGCGGGGCGACGGCCCGAGCCTCATCGAGATCAAAACCGACCGTCTGTGGGGCCATTTCGAAGGAGACGCCGACGCGTATCGATCAGATGAATTCAAAGAGGACATGAACGACCGCGACCCGTTGGTGGCGTTCGGCAAGCGACTCGTCGAGGAGGGCGTCCTGTCCGAAGCGGAGCAGGCGGCCATCAAAGAAAAGGAATACGCCACGGTCGAGGCGGCCATCGCCTTTGCGTTGGCCAGTCCCTATCCGGCCCCCGAAGCCGCCCTCAATCACGTTTTTGCATAG
- a CDS encoding O-acetylhomoserine aminocarboxypropyltransferase/cysteine synthase has protein sequence MIERNYGFNTRSIHAGQPPDPETGARAMPIYATTSFVFDDPQQAADLFALQTYGNIYTRIGNPTTAAFEERIASLEGGIGALATASGMSAQLISILTLCQQGDSIVSSKSLYGGTFTQFDVTLRRMGIDVTFVDVSDEQALREAIGQTTKLVYAETIGNPRGDIVDIARVSEVAHEHGLPLIVDNTFATPYLCRPIEHGADIVVHSATKFIGGHGTVIAGCIVESGRFPFDNGNFPVITEPSRAYHDLRFWENFREYAYLTKARVELLRDIGASLSPFNAFQILIGLETLSLRMDRHVSNAKAVAEYLHAHPAVAWVAFPIFEDNPWTELAKRYLPKGPGAVFTFGLKDGFEAGVSFIKRVELASHLANVGDAKTLVIHPASTTHQQVPTEERAGMGIGEDTIRISVGLEDVEDIIADLEQALRSDR, from the coding sequence GTGATCGAACGCAACTATGGGTTCAACACCCGGTCGATTCACGCCGGTCAACCGCCCGACCCTGAGACCGGGGCTCGCGCCATGCCCATTTATGCCACCACGTCGTTCGTGTTCGACGATCCCCAGCAGGCTGCTGACCTGTTTGCGCTCCAGACCTACGGCAACATCTATACCCGGATTGGGAATCCGACCACGGCCGCATTTGAAGAACGAATAGCGTCTCTTGAGGGCGGGATCGGTGCTCTGGCCACTGCTTCGGGCATGTCGGCGCAGCTCATCTCGATATTGACACTGTGCCAACAGGGCGACTCCATCGTTTCGTCGAAGTCGCTCTATGGCGGCACGTTTACACAATTCGATGTGACGCTCCGGCGGATGGGAATCGACGTTACGTTTGTCGATGTCTCAGACGAACAGGCGTTGCGTGAGGCGATTGGCCAGACAACAAAACTGGTGTACGCCGAGACGATCGGCAATCCTCGGGGTGACATCGTTGACATTGCCAGGGTCTCAGAGGTTGCCCACGAACACGGTCTCCCTCTCATCGTCGACAACACCTTCGCCACTCCCTACCTGTGCCGGCCGATCGAGCATGGCGCAGACATCGTCGTCCACTCGGCGACCAAGTTCATCGGTGGACATGGGACCGTGATTGCCGGTTGTATCGTTGAGTCGGGTCGGTTTCCGTTCGACAACGGTAACTTCCCGGTGATTACCGAGCCGTCACGGGCCTACCATGACCTGCGGTTTTGGGAGAACTTCCGGGAGTACGCCTATCTGACGAAGGCCCGGGTTGAGTTGCTTCGTGATATCGGGGCGTCGCTTTCTCCGTTCAATGCTTTTCAGATCCTTATCGGTCTGGAGACACTGTCGCTGCGGATGGACCGACACGTTTCAAATGCCAAAGCGGTTGCGGAGTATCTGCACGCTCATCCGGCTGTCGCCTGGGTGGCTTTTCCGATTTTTGAGGACAACCCGTGGACCGAACTGGCCAAGCGGTATCTGCCCAAAGGGCCCGGGGCGGTCTTTACGTTCGGTCTGAAGGATGGCTTTGAGGCGGGAGTGTCCTTCATAAAGCGCGTCGAGCTTGCCAGCCATCTCGCCAACGTCGGTGACGCCAAAACACTCGTCATTCACCCGGCGTCGACCACCCACCAGCAGGTGCCAACCGAGGAACGAGCCGGTATGGGCATCGGCGAAGACACCATCCGAATTTCGGTTGGGCTTGAGGATGTCGAGGACATCATTGCCGACCTCGAACAAGCCCTGAGGAGCGACCGATGA
- a CDS encoding ATP-binding cassette domain-containing protein has translation MLSFVGLTKRYGNVVALDQATFEAPAGRIVGFLGPNGAGKTTAMRCVFGLAQPDEGTVTWDGRPVDEADRLSFGYMPEERGMYPKMRLNDQLVYFGRLAGLSPSDANEQAGYWLSRLGLADRAGSKVDELSHGNQQRMQLAVAVVGHPRLLILDEPFAGLDPLGVETMADLLGELAGSGTGILFSSHQLDLVEDICEDVVIINQGRVVLAGNVEKLRSQSDHIRVEVTVDGHPWTPDSPEYVPASRSVRGGSFIVGHHMTMEQVKADAERSGSVSQFSYGPPHLSDLFRSAVNHA, from the coding sequence ATGTTGTCTTTCGTTGGCCTTACCAAACGGTACGGCAATGTTGTTGCGCTCGACCAAGCAACCTTCGAGGCACCGGCCGGGCGGATCGTCGGATTCCTCGGACCGAACGGGGCAGGCAAGACCACGGCCATGCGGTGCGTGTTCGGTTTGGCCCAACCCGACGAAGGAACCGTTACCTGGGACGGCCGACCAGTGGACGAGGCAGATCGGCTCTCATTCGGGTACATGCCGGAAGAACGCGGGATGTACCCGAAGATGCGTCTCAACGACCAACTCGTCTACTTTGGTCGTCTGGCAGGACTCAGCCCGAGTGACGCCAACGAGCAAGCCGGCTACTGGCTGAGCCGCCTTGGGCTGGCTGACCGGGCGGGTTCCAAAGTCGACGAACTCTCCCACGGCAACCAGCAACGCATGCAATTGGCCGTTGCGGTGGTCGGTCATCCCAGATTGCTGATTCTCGACGAACCCTTTGCCGGCCTCGATCCGCTCGGAGTCGAAACCATGGCTGACCTGCTTGGGGAGCTCGCCGGCTCCGGGACGGGGATTCTGTTTTCGAGCCATCAGCTCGATCTCGTCGAGGATATCTGCGAGGACGTCGTCATCATCAACCAGGGCCGCGTGGTACTGGCCGGCAATGTCGAGAAGCTGAGGTCGCAGTCGGACCATATACGCGTCGAAGTGACCGTCGATGGACACCCGTGGACTCCCGACTCCCCCGAATACGTTCCTGCCAGCCGAAGCGTTCGAGGCGGCAGCTTCATCGTCGGCCACCACATGACGATGGAGCAGGTCAAGGCCGACGCAGAACGTTCCGGGTCTGTTTCGCAGTTCAGCTACGGCCCTCCCCACCTGTCTGACCTGTTCCGTTCTGCGGTGAACCATGCATAG
- a CDS encoding ABC transporter permease, translating to MHSVQNVFLVARRDFTQRIRSRVFLISMVIMAMLILGLGPLMASQIEAANAAQAVGLIGQPPYAVALAGSASALGIDIKVVPVSTRSEGETMLSDGDLDVLLDGDETVWQRSESPALNAIVVGAVQATAQQNAITKLGLTDEEARSLLAPTLPRTVVLKPPEDDAAAREGLAYLGVIVLFMAVVLSGQFVLLGVMEEKSSRVAEVVLARVRPMQLLTGKVIGIGALGLLQLSVLGGSLLALTRLIGAEAIPGLGTWTGPMIGSLILWFLLGYAMYSVLFAAAGSLVTRQEDVQSVSWIPMLGLLPGYFIALAASEDPESTLSTVASIFPISAPMVMPVRAAGGNVPVGSTPWRSGFVS from the coding sequence ATGCATAGCGTCCAGAACGTCTTCCTCGTCGCTCGTCGAGACTTCACCCAGCGAATCCGTAGCCGGGTCTTCCTCATCTCGATGGTGATCATGGCCATGCTGATACTCGGACTCGGCCCGCTTATGGCATCGCAAATCGAGGCTGCCAACGCCGCCCAGGCGGTGGGCCTAATCGGCCAGCCACCCTATGCAGTTGCGCTGGCAGGCTCCGCTAGCGCCCTCGGAATCGACATCAAGGTGGTGCCCGTCTCAACGCGTTCCGAAGGTGAGACCATGCTGTCTGATGGTGATCTGGATGTGTTGCTCGACGGCGACGAGACCGTCTGGCAACGTTCCGAAAGTCCGGCTCTGAATGCCATTGTGGTAGGCGCCGTCCAAGCCACGGCCCAACAGAACGCCATCACGAAACTGGGCCTCACGGACGAAGAGGCGCGGTCGTTGCTGGCTCCCACCCTGCCGAGGACAGTGGTTCTGAAGCCACCCGAGGACGATGCCGCCGCTCGGGAAGGTCTCGCCTACCTTGGCGTGATCGTCCTGTTCATGGCAGTCGTGCTATCAGGACAGTTCGTGCTGCTGGGAGTCATGGAGGAGAAGTCGAGCCGTGTCGCCGAGGTGGTTCTCGCCAGGGTTCGCCCGATGCAGTTGCTGACCGGGAAAGTGATCGGGATTGGCGCGCTCGGTCTGCTCCAACTCTCGGTTCTAGGCGGCTCTTTGCTCGCGCTAACAAGATTAATCGGCGCTGAGGCGATTCCCGGTCTGGGGACCTGGACCGGGCCGATGATCGGGTCGCTTATCCTGTGGTTCCTACTCGGATACGCGATGTACAGCGTTCTGTTCGCCGCCGCAGGGTCTCTGGTCACTCGCCAGGAGGACGTTCAGTCGGTGTCGTGGATCCCGATGTTGGGGCTTCTCCCCGGCTACTTCATTGCATTGGCCGCCAGCGAGGACCCCGAGTCGACGTTGTCGACGGTTGCATCAATCTTCCCGATTTCGGCGCCGATGGTCATGCCGGTGCGGGCGGCCGGCGGAAACGTACCGGTTGGCAGTACGCCCTGGCGATCGGGCTTTGTATCGTGA